Below is a window of Pedobacter africanus DNA.
GCAATACCGTGATTGATGTTTACAGCACTCCGGATGATCCACGGGTAATCCAGTTGGTAGAAAGTGCATCGTCGAAAGCTAAAGTGCTACTTAAAGCGGCGAACCCCCTGGCGGCCTATGCTACAGCGAAATCAGATATTTTTACCATCAAAAGTAAGTCGGGCGATGACCTGTACATGAGTTTGTACAAACCTGTTGGTTATGAGGCTGGTAAAAAATATCCGGTTGTGGTGTACTGGTATGGCGGTCCGCATGCCCAGTTGGTGATGAATGGCTGGAATGCAGGTGCGGGCGACTATTGGTCAAGGTATATGGCACAGCGTGGTTATGTGGTGCTTACTGTTGATGTAAGGGGCAGTGATAACCGTGGCCGGGCCTTTGAGCAATCCATGTTCCGCAGGGCAGGTGATGTACAAATGGAAGATATGATGAGCGCTGTAGATTACCTGAAAGGCCAGCCTTATGTAGACGCAGCGAATATGGGGCTTTTTGGCTGGAGCTTTGGCGGTTTTGCCACTACTGATTTTATGCTGACCTACCCTGGTGTATTTAAAGCTGCTGTTGCAGGCGGACCGGTAATTAACTGGGCTTTTTATGAGATCATGTATACCGAACGTTATATGGATACCCCTCAGGAAAATCCTGAAGGTTATGCCGCGACTTACCTGAGCAATAAGGTTGATCAGCTGAAAGGTAAATTGCTGCTGATTCATGGCCAGCAAGACCCGGTGGTGGTGCAGCAGCACTCGGTTGATCTTGTGAAGCATGCTGTTGATAAGGGAGTACAGGTTGATTATATGATCTATCCCGGTCATGAACACAATGTGATTGGCAAAGACAGGGTGCACTTGTACCAGAAAGTAACGGATTATTTTGAGCTTTATTTAAAGAAGGAAAAATAAGGTAATTTTTCTGCTCAATAAAAAAAGGGACAGTGGTTTTACTACTGTCCCTTTTTTTATCCGAAAAATTCAGTGCTCCGAGCCGACATGCAAATCTTTTGCTCTTCCGCAAAAGATTTGGGGAGGCGAGGAGCAGCTGTATTTTTTTTCTTGTGATGACTAAGGGATTTTGTACTTTCAGGAGACCTATTTGTAAACTACAATATGTTATGAGCCAACCAGAAGAAAAATATGCTGAGCTTGCCGTAAAATGGGTTGACAAAAGTATCAGTCCGGAGGAACGTCAGGAATTTAACGACTGGTACCAGCGCGATCAGGACCAGCCGCTTGTTATTCCGGCTGAATTTGCAGCTGATCGTCAAATGCATAAGGAACGTATTTATGAAAAGGTGCTGGCGGGTATTGAAAACAGGAGAGCGCCAAAGGAAAGAAAGCTTTGGAAACCTGTTGCTGTTGCGGTATCTATAGCAGTACTGTTTTCTGTAGCACTGTATTTCTATTTACAGCCTGCCCGGCATTTCGACCTGGAGCAGCTGGCTAAAGAATATGGCCATGGTAAAAATATCGCGGTGCTGACCGATCAGGATGGCCGTCAGTTTTTATTGGAAGATTCCATTTTTAATATGAAAGCCGAAGCCGGTCGTTTTGGCTTGGGCACTGGAAACGGCCTGGTTAAAATTGAAACCCCGAGGGGCTCACACCATCAGGTAGTGCTGGAAGACGGGACAAAAGTTTGGCTGGGTGCGGCAAGTTCCATGAACTGGGCGGTTGAATTTCCTGGAAATACCAGGAACATCAGGCTTTCGGGAGCAGCTTATTTTGAGGTGGCGCATCATCCTGAAAAACCATTTCAGGTCAAGATCATCAGCAACAAAAAAGCGCTGGACATTGTGGTGATCGGCACCAAATTCAACGTGAGTGCCTACCCCGAGGATCCGGAAATAAAAACCCACGTTTTCGAAGGAGTGGTTAAACTGAGTTCTGGAAGCCAGAGTACCCTTTTAACCAGAAATGAACAGGTGAGTTTCAGGAATGGTATTTTCAGTGCTAAGGAAGTAAAAATAGATGAAGTTTGGATGAGGTTTGGGGCATTGTATTTTGACAACGATGATGTTTACCAGGTGATGCGTGTAATTGCCAGGGAATACAATGTGGGTCTGGAATACCATAAGGTTCCGGGCGAAAGAATGCATTTGACGGGCATAATTAGCCGCAGAACGAGCCTGAAAGAGTTTCTTCACATTATAGAGGTTGCCACGGATTATAAGTTTTCCCTTGAGGGTAAACGTGTAATCGTTTTTGAAAACAACGATCACCGGTATTGATATGACACCCTACAAGACTTTTAGCGATATAGCATTGGTAGCGGCCTTGAGACAAGATGATAAATCTGCATTTGCAGAAATTTATGAGCGTTACTGGGACAAGCTTTTCAGCGTGGCAGCGCACAAACTGGAACTGCTGGAAGATGCGGAAGAGGTAGTACAGAATATCTTCATCTCCCTGTGGAACCGCCGCCTCAGCTTAAATATTACCGGAAGCCTGAGCAGCTACCTGGCCGTATCGGCCAAGTACCGGGTGATAAAGATGCTGGAAAAACAGCTGAACCAGAAAAAGTATGCCGATAGCCTTGGGAAAGAGAGGCTGCTGGACGATTCCACACAAGAGTGGCTGGAGTTTATGGAACTTAAAGGCCAGCTGGAACAATTGATCACAGGGCTTCCTGAAAAATGTCAGCTGGTTTACCGCCTGAGCAGGGAACAGGGCTTTAGCCAGAAGGAAATTGCCAGTCAACTCGGTATTTCGGAAAAAACTGTGGAGGCACATCTGGGTAAGGCGATTAAAACCATCCGTACAGGATTGAACGTTTTTGTTGCTTTGCTTCTGTAGGTTTTTCTTTTTTCTGAAAAATTCAGTGCTCAGCGCCGACATGCAAATATTTTTCGGTTGAAGATGCTAGATTTTTTTTGGTTCTTTTTTTTAGAAAAATTCAGTGCTCAGAGCCGACATGCAAATATTTTGCCCTTCAGCAAAATGTTTGAGGAGGCGAAGAGCAGCTGTATTTTTCCCTTTGCTCTTCCTCAAAATGTTTGAGGAGGCGAGGAGTATCTGTATTTTTTTCTTTAATTTTGCGCTTTCAAATTCTGATACTTTCAAAATACAATGAGCATTTCAACTAAATACGATCCGGCAGCGACAGCAGATAAGTGGTACAGTTACTGGCTTTCAAAGAAATTTTTTCATTCTGAGCCAGATGAGCGTGAGCCCTATACCATCGTCATCCCTCCGCCAAACGTGACGGGTGTGCTGCACATGGGACACATGCTGAACAACACCATTCAGGACGTATTGATCCGTAAGGCCCGTATGCAGGGAAAAAATGCGTGCTGGGTTCCGGGTACCGATCACGCTTCTATTGCTACAGAAGCGAAGGTGGTTGCTATGCTGAAAGAAAGGGGTATCAATAAAGCCGATATTTCCAGGGAAGAGTTTTTGAAATACGCCTGGGAATGGAAAGAAAAGTACGGCGGGATCATTCTTGAACAGTTGAAAAAACTGGGCGCAAGCTGCGACTGGGACCGTACGCGCTTTACGATGGAGGACGACCTTTCGGATGCAGTTATTGACAGCTTCATTCACCTGTACAGGAAAGGCTGGATTTACAGGGGTATCCGTATGGTGAACTGGGATCCGGCAGGTAAGACCGCGGTTTCCGATGAAGAGGTGATCCGCAAGGAAGTAAACCAGAAGTTGTATTACATCAGATACACGGTTTCAGGTGCTGAAGATTTCATTACCATTGCAACTACACGCCCGGAAACCATCATGGCGGATGTAGCGATCTGCATCAACCCTAATGATGAGCGTTACACCCACTTGAAAGGCAAAAAGGTGTTTGTTCCTTTGATTAACCGTGAAATTCCGGTGATTGAGGATGAGTATGTAACGATGGATTTTGGTACCGGCTGTTTGAAGGTAACACCTGCGCATGACCTGAACGATTATGAGCTGGGGGTTAAACACAAGCTTCCGGTGATAGACATTTTAAATGAGGATGGAACACTGAACGAACTTGCCGTAATACTGGTAGGCGAAGACAGGTTTATAGCGCGTAAAAAGATAGCCAAACTGTTGGATGAGGCCGGTCACCTGGACAAGGTGGAAGACTATAAATCGCAGGTAGGCTTTTCTGAGCGTACCGATGCGGCGATAGAGCCTAAGCTTTCGATGCAATGGTTCTGTAAAATGGACCAGATGGCCAAACCGGCACTTGAAGATGTATTGAATGGCGATGTAAAACTGATCCCGGAGAAATTCGTGAACACCTATCGTCACTGGATGGAAAATGTGCGCGACTGGAACATCAGCAGGCAGCTTTGGTGGGGGCAGCAGATCCCGGCCTGGTACGATAACCAGGGCAACTGGGTGGTAGCCAAAACCAAGGAAGAAGCATTGGATGAGTTCCTGAAACTGAAAGATCCTGATGGTGCTTTTACAGCCGAAGAAAAAGCAGGATGTAAAAATCAGCTGGCTGCTTTTATAAAGCAGGACCCGGATGTGATGGACACCTGGTTCTCGTCGTGGCTGTGGCCAATCTCGGTATTTGATGGTTTTAAAAATCCGGACAATAAGGATATCAATTATTATTACCCGACCAATGACCTGGTAACTGCACCCGAGATCCTTTTCTTCTGGGTGGCCCGTATGATCATGGCCGGACATGAATTCAGGGGGCAGAAACCTTTTACCAATGTTTATTTGACCGGTATTGTAAGGGATAAGCTGGGCCGTAAGATGTCGAAGTCTTTAGGTAATTCTCCCGATCCTATCGGGCTGATTGAAAAATACGGTGCCGATGGGGTAAGGGTAGGGATGCTGCTTTGCTCGCCTGCCGGGAACGACCTGATGTTCGACGAAAGCTATTGCGAGCAGGGGCGTAATTTTGCCAATAAGGTTTGGAATGCATTCCGGCTGGTAAAAGGCTGGGAGGTTGACCATAACCTGGAAAACCCCAATCAGCAAGCCATCCTTTGGTTCGAAAATCGCTTTAACGAAGCACTTGCCGAGATTGAAGATAACTTTAAGCAGTACCGTTTATCGGAAGCTTTAATGGCCACCTATAAACTGGTTTGGGACGATTTCTGTGCCTGGTACCTGGAAATGGTGAAGCCTGCTTATCAACATCCCGTTGATGCCGAAACATTGAAAGCTACGGTTGCCTTCTTTGAGAAAATACTCACGCTGCTGCATCCTTTTATGCCTTTCATTACAGAAGAGCTTTGGCATGATGAGCTATTTGGCGCAAGGGGAGAAATGGACTGCTGTATTGTAGCCAGCTACCCTGTTGCGGGCACAGCTGATGCAGCTTTACTGAAAGATGTAGAGGTCATCAAAACGCTGGTTGCGGAGATCAGGAATGTAAGGAACAGCAGGCAGATCTCGCCTAAGGAAGCACTGCCGCTGGCCATTAAGGTAAATTCGGCACTGGATTATGAAAAGTGGCTGAACATTGTGTTCAAACTTGCCAATATTGAACAGGTAGAATTTGTGAATGACAAGATTCCGGGAGCAGTTAGCTTTATGATCGGCAATGATGAATTCTTCATTCACCTGAACGAAGCGGTTGATGTTGATGCGGAAAGAACGCGCTTAAATGCTGAACTGGTTTATTTGCAGGGCTTTTTGAAGTCGGTAAATGCCAAGCTGGGCAATGAGCGTTTTGTACAGAATGCGAAGCCGGAAGTGATCCAGAATGAGCGGAACAAGCAGGCGGATGCGGAAGGGAAAATCAGGATCATTGAAGAAAGTCTGGCGGCTTTAGCTTAGTTACAAAGCGCTTTAAGTTTTTACAAAAATAAGCCGTTCTGTTCACCGGCTGGAACAAGTGCGCTGAAGAAGCGCAATTATTCCTATGCCGTTTCACAGAAGACATATTTTTGTTCCTGCATAAAGCTTTGGTATGGTGTTATATTAATAGTTTAAAGGGACAATGCGGTAGGCGCATCTTCTGTCGCCGGCAATGATGTGGTTTACCCTGGTGATGCTGACCTCGTTTCCCAGGACGAATTTAAAGGTATTGAGTTCTGAAGTGCAGAAACCCTGGCAGATTTTGGCTGCGGCACAGATTGGGCAGTGGTTTTCTACCAACAGGTACCCTTTGTCGTCTTTGCTGTATTCTGCCATGTAACCTTCTCTGCTGCGGATTTCGGCGAGCGTTTTTATCCTTTCCTCTAAGCTATGGTTTTGGTTGAGCTGCTGCTGGTAACGTTGTTTGGCCCTTTCTTCTCCGGCGGAGATGACCGATTGAAGTGCTTCTTCTCCAAGTGTTTCTTTCATCAGCTGGATCAGCTTTACCGTAAGCTCTGCATGGGTATCAGGAAAACCTTTATTGCCGAGTTCAGTTAAGCTGAAATATTGAGTGGGGCGGCCAACCCCCTTAGATTCGTTGACAGATTGGATCAGTCCTTCTTCAGTCAGCTTCAACAATTGTAATCTTGCACCTTCAGTGGTGATGTTCAATTCTTTAGCTATTTCTGTTGCTGTTAAAGGACCCCTGGTCTTCAACAACATTAAAAAACGATTTGTCTTCATAATCTAATAAAACAAGTAAAGACTTGTTTTATTAACAAAAGTACTAACTTTGCCGTACATAATAAGCATATAAGGAATTATAATTTGTCCATGCATCCTGATGTAATCCCTTTACCTACCGGAGGCCCGCTATTTTAACCTGGCAATAGCAGGTATCCAGTAACCAATTTTAATGAAGGCCGACTGTCTGGAAACCACCGTGTTTTTGGGAGTAAGGAACAGTGACGCCTATTTTTTACAATAAAACAAATGAATATGAAACCAATAAAATTACCCTTATTAGCCTCACTGCTCTTTTTATTGCAGGCTTGCGGGCCAGAGCAGCCTGCTGCACAGCAGGAAGCCATTCAGGAATATCCTGTAACCACCATTGAAAGCCAGGAAGCGACCATCAATACTGAATACCCTGCCACCATACAGGGGCAGCAAAATATAGAGATACGTCCAAAAGTAGACGGATTTGTGGCCCAAATCTTTGTTGACGAAGGTGCCGCGGTAAAGAAAGGGCAATTGCTGTTCAAAATCAATGCTCCACAATATGAGCAGGAAGTAAGAACTGCCACTGCTGCCATCAAAAATGCAGAAGCGGAAGTAAATACGGCAAAGATGCAGGTAGAAAAAACCCTTCCGCTGGTTAAGGAAGGCATCGTAAGTGATTATGAACTGAAATCGGCCAATTTTAACTTACATGCCAAAGAGGCTGCACTGGCGCAGGCTAAAGCCAGCCTTGCAAATGCCCGGACAAATTTGGGTTATACCAGCATCAGCAGTCCGGCCGATGGTGTAGTGGGCAGCATCCCTTACAAAACAGGGAGCCTGGTGAGCAGCAGTTCGGCCATGCCTTTAACTACGGTATCCAATATATCGCATGTTTTTGCTTATTTCTCTTTCAATGAAAAGCAATTTCTTGATTTTACCGACAGCTTTGCGGGTAAAAGCATGAATGACAAGCTAAAGCATTTTCCGGCAGTAACCCTGCTGCTGGCCAATGGGGCCGAGTACGAATTGAAGGGTCGTATGGAAAGTGTGGGTGGACTCATCAATACCGAAACCGGAGCCGTAAACCTGAGGGCAGGATTTCCTAACCCCGAGGGGCAGATCAGGAGTGGTGCAAGTGCAACCATCCGGATACCGGTTAAGGTAAAGGACGCAGTGCTGATCCCGGCAAGTGCCACCTACGAGATGCAGGAAAAGCTGATGGCCGTAGTGGTAGGCAAAGACGGAGCAGCTAAGGTAACGGAAATAGAGGTGATGGATCTTCCTTCGGGACAAAACTATGTGGTGAAAAAAGGCCTGAAGGCTGGCGACCAGGTAGTGACAGAAGGTATGGGCGGTTTAACCGACGGGACAAAGATTAAGCCTGTAAATCCGGTTAACGCCACTGCCGCCAAAAAATAGATTGAATACAAAATATTTAAATAACGATGTTAAAGAAATTTATAGACAACCCGGTATTATCTACGGTAATATCGGTGATCATTGTCATCCTGGGTTTGCTGGGCCTGTTCTCTCTGCCCATATCCCAATATCCAGACATTGCGCCCCCTGCAGTTGAGGTCACAACGGCTTACCAGGGCGCCAGTGCCGACGTGGTGATGAAAAGTGTGATCACACCGCTGGAAGAACAGATCAATGGGGTAGAGAACATGACCTATATGACCTCTAAAGCCAGTAACGATGGCAGTGCCAGCATTACGGTTAACTTTAAGCAGGGCACCAACCCTGATATGGCCGCCATTAACGTACAGAACAGGATTACCAAGGCCACCAGTTTGTTACCTGCAGAGGTGATAAAAATGGGGATCACCACCAGCAAAAGGCTGAACAGTGAGGTGATGGGTTTTTTACTGTATAGTGAAGACGGCAAATACGACCAGAAGTTCCTGGAAAATTACCTTAAGATCAATATTGTGCCTCAGATCAAAAGGATCCAGGGAATTGGTGATGCGATGGTATATGGCAGTATGGATTACAGTATGCGGATCTGGCTGAAGCCGGACGCCATGGCTGCCTATGGCCTGATGCCAAGCGATATTGTAAATGCCCTTGCAGAACAGAACATTGAGGCTGCACCGGGTAAAGTAGGCGAAAATAGCAACCAGAGCTTTCAGTACACATTGAAATATACCGGCCGACTGGAAAAAGCTTCAGAATTTGGAGACATTATTCTGAAATCGGTAGGCAATGGGCAAGTCCTGAAATTGAAGGATGTTGCTGATGTGAAGCTCGGTTCGTTTACCTATTCGGCCACTTTAACGGCACAGGGACAGCAATCGCCCTATGTGGCGATCAGCCAGACCGCCGGCTCAAATGCGCATGACATCATCAAACAAACTGAAAAGATACTGAAAGATGCGGAAAAGAGTTTTCCTAAGGGTGTGAAAATTGGCGTGTTTGCGAACGCCAACGAATTCCTGGATGCTTCGATCTCTAAACTGATCTATACGATCATTGAGGCCTTTATCCTGGTATTTATTGTGGTATTTATTTTTCTGCAGGATTTCCGTTCTACCTTGATCCCGGCCATTGCAGTGCCTGTGGCGATCATTGGAACGTTCTTTTTCCTGAAACTGTTTGGTTTTACCATTAACCTGCTGACGCTTTTTGCATTGGTACTGGCCATAGGCATTGTGGTGGATGATGCCATTGTGGTGGTAGAGGCGGTACATGCCAAGCTGGATCATGGGGCAAAATCGGCCAAGAAGGCTACCATCCATGCCATGAGCGAGATCAGCAGTGCCATCATTTCCATTACACTGATTATGGCTGCGGTATTTGTACCGGTAACCTTTGTTACCGGATCGGTTGGGGTATTTTACAAGCAGTTTGGGTTAACGCTGGCGGTGGCCATCATTATATCGGCTGTAAATGCACTGACCTTGAGTCCGGCGCTATGTGCCTTGTTATTGAAACCGCATAATGCGCATGACCAGATTAAAAAAGGCTTCATGCAGCGCTTTTATGCCGGATTTAATGCTTCTTTTACGGCCATGACCAACCGGTATAAGAAATCGGTTGTGTTCCTGGTGAACAAAAAATGGATTGCCTTTGCGGGAATTGCCCTGTTTTCTGTGCTGTTCTGGTTTTTGGTAAAGACCACCCCAACAGGCTTTGTGCCGAATGAAGATAGCGGGTCTATTTATGGTAACGTGATCCTGCCGCCGGCTACCTCGCTGGAACGTACGGAGGTAATTGCCAACCAGATTGACAGCATTGCAAGGTCGATACCGGAAGTGGAGCTGTCGGCCCGGCTGGCAGGGATGGACCTGATGAGCGGCACCGGGAGTTCGTATGCGGCTATTTTTATCCGCCTGAAACCCTGGAAGCAAAGGACAAAAGAGGGTCAGGACATTAAAAGTATCGTAGGTCAGCTGTTTGCCAAAACTTCGGGCATTAAGGGGGCAAATATTATATTTTTTGCAGCTCCTACCTTGCAGGGTTTTGGAAATAACGATGGTTTTGAGTTCCAGCTGCAGGATAAGACCGGCGGAAGCTATAAGGCTTTTGACGGGGTAATCGGCAAGTTTATGGGAGCGTTGAACCAGCGCCCGGAAATTATGTATGCAGCCACTTCCTACAATACCAGTTTCCCTCAGTACGAGGTAAGTGTGAACGTAGCCAAATGCAAGGAGGCAGGTGTGGCAGTGAACACGGTTCTGGGTACCTTGCAGGGCTATCTGGGTGGAATTTATGCTTCTGACTTTAACCGTTTTGGTAAACAATACCGGGTGATGATCCAGGCAGAAGCAGAACAAAGGACTAACAAAGAGGCCATCAACAAGATCTTTGTAAGGAACGAGCGTGGTGTAATGGCACCGATATCGGAGTTTGTGACTTTGAAAAAAGTTTACGGTCCTGAATTTATCAGTCGTTTTAACCTGTTCACTGCGGGGGCAGTAAATGGTGCGC
It encodes the following:
- a CDS encoding FecR family protein, with the protein product MSQPEEKYAELAVKWVDKSISPEERQEFNDWYQRDQDQPLVIPAEFAADRQMHKERIYEKVLAGIENRRAPKERKLWKPVAVAVSIAVLFSVALYFYLQPARHFDLEQLAKEYGHGKNIAVLTDQDGRQFLLEDSIFNMKAEAGRFGLGTGNGLVKIETPRGSHHQVVLEDGTKVWLGAASSMNWAVEFPGNTRNIRLSGAAYFEVAHHPEKPFQVKIISNKKALDIVVIGTKFNVSAYPEDPEIKTHVFEGVVKLSSGSQSTLLTRNEQVSFRNGIFSAKEVKIDEVWMRFGALYFDNDDVYQVMRVIAREYNVGLEYHKVPGERMHLTGIISRRTSLKEFLHIIEVATDYKFSLEGKRVIVFENNDHRY
- a CDS encoding RNA polymerase sigma-70 factor → MKTTITGIDMTPYKTFSDIALVAALRQDDKSAFAEIYERYWDKLFSVAAHKLELLEDAEEVVQNIFISLWNRRLSLNITGSLSSYLAVSAKYRVIKMLEKQLNQKKYADSLGKERLLDDSTQEWLEFMELKGQLEQLITGLPEKCQLVYRLSREQGFSQKEIASQLGISEKTVEAHLGKAIKTIRTGLNVFVALLL
- a CDS encoding valine--tRNA ligase, with translation MSISTKYDPAATADKWYSYWLSKKFFHSEPDEREPYTIVIPPPNVTGVLHMGHMLNNTIQDVLIRKARMQGKNACWVPGTDHASIATEAKVVAMLKERGINKADISREEFLKYAWEWKEKYGGIILEQLKKLGASCDWDRTRFTMEDDLSDAVIDSFIHLYRKGWIYRGIRMVNWDPAGKTAVSDEEVIRKEVNQKLYYIRYTVSGAEDFITIATTRPETIMADVAICINPNDERYTHLKGKKVFVPLINREIPVIEDEYVTMDFGTGCLKVTPAHDLNDYELGVKHKLPVIDILNEDGTLNELAVILVGEDRFIARKKIAKLLDEAGHLDKVEDYKSQVGFSERTDAAIEPKLSMQWFCKMDQMAKPALEDVLNGDVKLIPEKFVNTYRHWMENVRDWNISRQLWWGQQIPAWYDNQGNWVVAKTKEEALDEFLKLKDPDGAFTAEEKAGCKNQLAAFIKQDPDVMDTWFSSWLWPISVFDGFKNPDNKDINYYYPTNDLVTAPEILFFWVARMIMAGHEFRGQKPFTNVYLTGIVRDKLGRKMSKSLGNSPDPIGLIEKYGADGVRVGMLLCSPAGNDLMFDESYCEQGRNFANKVWNAFRLVKGWEVDHNLENPNQQAILWFENRFNEALAEIEDNFKQYRLSEALMATYKLVWDDFCAWYLEMVKPAYQHPVDAETLKATVAFFEKILTLLHPFMPFITEELWHDELFGARGEMDCCIVASYPVAGTADAALLKDVEVIKTLVAEIRNVRNSRQISPKEALPLAIKVNSALDYEKWLNIVFKLANIEQVEFVNDKIPGAVSFMIGNDEFFIHLNEAVDVDAERTRLNAELVYLQGFLKSVNAKLGNERFVQNAKPEVIQNERNKQADAEGKIRIIEESLAALA
- a CDS encoding helix-turn-helix transcriptional regulator, which translates into the protein MKTNRFLMLLKTRGPLTATEIAKELNITTEGARLQLLKLTEEGLIQSVNESKGVGRPTQYFSLTELGNKGFPDTHAELTVKLIQLMKETLGEEALQSVISAGEERAKQRYQQQLNQNHSLEERIKTLAEIRSREGYMAEYSKDDKGYLLVENHCPICAAAKICQGFCTSELNTFKFVLGNEVSITRVNHIIAGDRRCAYRIVPLNY
- a CDS encoding efflux RND transporter periplasmic adaptor subunit, with translation MKPIKLPLLASLLFLLQACGPEQPAAQQEAIQEYPVTTIESQEATINTEYPATIQGQQNIEIRPKVDGFVAQIFVDEGAAVKKGQLLFKINAPQYEQEVRTATAAIKNAEAEVNTAKMQVEKTLPLVKEGIVSDYELKSANFNLHAKEAALAQAKASLANARTNLGYTSISSPADGVVGSIPYKTGSLVSSSSAMPLTTVSNISHVFAYFSFNEKQFLDFTDSFAGKSMNDKLKHFPAVTLLLANGAEYELKGRMESVGGLINTETGAVNLRAGFPNPEGQIRSGASATIRIPVKVKDAVLIPASATYEMQEKLMAVVVGKDGAAKVTEIEVMDLPSGQNYVVKKGLKAGDQVVTEGMGGLTDGTKIKPVNPVNATAAKK
- a CDS encoding efflux RND transporter permease subunit, which codes for MLKKFIDNPVLSTVISVIIVILGLLGLFSLPISQYPDIAPPAVEVTTAYQGASADVVMKSVITPLEEQINGVENMTYMTSKASNDGSASITVNFKQGTNPDMAAINVQNRITKATSLLPAEVIKMGITTSKRLNSEVMGFLLYSEDGKYDQKFLENYLKINIVPQIKRIQGIGDAMVYGSMDYSMRIWLKPDAMAAYGLMPSDIVNALAEQNIEAAPGKVGENSNQSFQYTLKYTGRLEKASEFGDIILKSVGNGQVLKLKDVADVKLGSFTYSATLTAQGQQSPYVAISQTAGSNAHDIIKQTEKILKDAEKSFPKGVKIGVFANANEFLDASISKLIYTIIEAFILVFIVVFIFLQDFRSTLIPAIAVPVAIIGTFFFLKLFGFTINLLTLFALVLAIGIVVDDAIVVVEAVHAKLDHGAKSAKKATIHAMSEISSAIISITLIMAAVFVPVTFVTGSVGVFYKQFGLTLAVAIIISAVNALTLSPALCALLLKPHNAHDQIKKGFMQRFYAGFNASFTAMTNRYKKSVVFLVNKKWIAFAGIALFSVLFWFLVKTTPTGFVPNEDSGSIYGNVILPPATSLERTEVIANQIDSIARSIPEVELSARLAGMDLMSGTGSSYAAIFIRLKPWKQRTKEGQDIKSIVGQLFAKTSGIKGANIIFFAAPTLQGFGNNDGFEFQLQDKTGGSYKAFDGVIGKFMGALNQRPEIMYAATSYNTSFPQYEVSVNVAKCKEAGVAVNTVLGTLQGYLGGIYASDFNRFGKQYRVMIQAEAEQRTNKEAINKIFVRNERGVMAPISEFVTLKKVYGPEFISRFNLFTAGAVNGAPKPGYSSGDAIKAIQEVAAQTLPQGYTFEFSGLTLEEISSGNQTLLIFMLSLLFIYFLLSAQYKSYILPFSVLLSLPIGLAGAFLFARLFGLDNNIFLQISLIMLIGLLAKNAILIVEFALMHRLSGRNLVQSAIAGAVARLRPILMTSFAFIFGLLPLMIATGAGAISNRSIGTAAVGGMLIGTVFGVFVIPVLFVVFQALQEKISGGPKTAEIE